Part of the Peromyscus maniculatus bairdii isolate BWxNUB_F1_BW_parent chromosome 23, HU_Pman_BW_mat_3.1, whole genome shotgun sequence genome is shown below.
GGgatatttaaagagagagaagatatatatatatatataattatatacacatTTTATCGTACAGATTTTTCATAACAATTTTCTTTCCCAGTTTGATACTGTAGATCTTTATTAATGCAGAGTAGGTTGGACAGTGGGGTGGGGAACTGGCCATGGATGGAGGCCCAGGGTGCCAACAGCTTTCCTCAGTCTTTCTGTGGTGGCGCTGGACATCCTGGGTCACTGGTGAAACTTGTTCCAGCAGGTATCACACTGGATGAGTGGTCTCCAGGGTGGGCTACAGTGCTAGGCAGGTGGCCACTGGCTGTGGGTTGCTGCCCACTCCTGGCCCGTGGTGCCCTCCTGAGCCTTGGAGGCTCCATACTGTCGGCCTTCAGGGTGGACGGGACTTTCATTGCTACCTGGAGCACCCGCGCACCGTACTTGCCTGGAGGGGACTGGGAAGGGTGTGAGCATGCCCCGTGGCTCTATGTCCCTGAAACGTCATCGTCACGATTTAATATATGGATGTTTTTATTTAAGATAAAAGTGAGTTTTCTGTCTTGTTCCTCCAGCTTCTCAAAGCAAGCTTTACTTTTTCAAAGGGTGACAGGGACACATGCTGACCACGCAGAGGCCTAGTGTCCCCAGCCACCTGCTACTTGGCAGTttcatttcaatatttattttttttgtgcttCCTCCCCCATGTTATAAATTATTGAGAAGAGATCACAGACTGTTGACCCCCTGTCTGTGCCCCGCCTCATGGCCACCACCTAATTTATTGCTGTACATGTCGCTGTGACTGCTTTTGTATCTTTGCAATAAAGAATTTCCTGTTTGAGATGCTTCCGGTGTGTGGATGGTGATGTGGGTGGGAACCCCGCATCCTGCCCTACAGCCTGGGCTGGCCCTTCCCTGATGAggctcagttttctcttctgcaCCTGATCCTCCCTGGGAGCCTCCTGGGATGCAGGGACTACCACAAGGTGACACCTTCCACCTGCACTTGTGACTCACCTGCAGATATGTCTGAATGTCCAGGCTACCCTAGCAAGAGGCCTTTGATGGCCAATGCAGCCTGTGCTTTATAGTTGGGAACCTCGGGGACCTGAGCCACCCCTTCCTCAGGGTGGGCCATGTCACCTGCTTGGCCCCTGAACACTGTTGAATGGGGTCTAGGATGAACATGTAGGACATTGCAAGAGGGGCAGGGTGTCAGGGCACAGGGCAGTGCAATGTCCATTGAAGCTAACAGAATGCTCTTCTGAGTCTGAGAGCTGAGGACATGatttggtaaagcgcttgccttccaagtgtgaggacctgggttcaatccctagaagcCACACACGATAGCCAGGTGCACATTTGTGCTCTCAGtgttagggaggcagagacaagtagacCTCGGGGGCTCACGGGCCAGCTGGCCTTAGGCTACTTGGTGAGTTTCAAGACAAAGTCTCTGGCTAGGCCAGATTTCTCTCCAGCTGACCCCAGAATCTGGCTCCAGCCTATATAGCCTACTGTCCCTGAGTGGCAACCAGCCTCTGTGGGCAGACGGACTATAGAAGGTCCACTCGTGGCACACCCACACCAGGTCCACTCTGGGGCCCTCAGCACAGTGTAGACCACTTCAGGTTTTACTTGGGTTGCCTCACACACAGGGACCAGAGGTCAGGACAGGTTCAAAACGGCAGAAGCCCTTCAtcatggctcatgcctgtaaatCCCAGTAGTTAGGAGGAGGAGGTGGCGGGATCACTCCCAAGTCCGAGGGTAGCCTTGGCTACGtaagagtttgaggttagccttggctacatagtgagttccaggccagcctaggctacaaagtaagaccctgtctgaaggaGTGGGGGCTAGTGTGATGGAttagtaaagtgcctgccatgtaAATGTGAGGACCCGAATTCAGATCCCCAATACCAACACAGAAAACTGTCAcgtgtgtaatcccagcaattgtaggggtgaagacaggcagatctctggggctcactggctagcaaGCCTAGCCAAACTGATGAAGTTCTacgttcagtgagagatcccgtCCCAAAAATTAATGTGAAAAATTACTAAGGAAGACATCCAGAACTGACGTCGGACCTACTTActaatgtatacacacacgcatatatgcCTGCACACGAAATAGCAGGTTGTGCCAGGGTGAGCCCAGTGACTGCTTGGCAAGCGGCCCCCTCTTGGGCCCCGTAGGCTGGACTTGCAATTGGTCCTTAAGCCAGGGCGATGAGACCgaagccttcctcttctcctggTACTCCAATTGCTCCCCATCATTTTTTGAGCACCTCAGCCTGGCCGGATTCTTCTGACTCAGTCCGTAGCCGCATTCCACCAGAGCCCTGGGTGCCATGTTATCCCTGGCCCAGCTTTGCTATGTGTCAGAACGTaggtggtgggaagagggaagcaaGGCTTAGTGACCCCTACTGGCATCATCCCCTACTGGCTTCATTTCTTAActtgtttcatttctttggttGGCACACCTTCCCCCAGTACCAGGGTACAGAGGTTCCTGGTGCGTGTGTCGGGGTTTTGCGATGTTAATTTTTGCCTTCTCTCTAAAGCACAGACCCCAGCTACTGCCCCAGGCCCAGGAACTTCCTTTGTACCTGGGCTGGTGGGAGGGGACCCTTCCTAGCTCGTGGCTGCACATGGCCTCTccagggcagaggaaggcagcCCCCTGCTGGCCGAGCCctaagcctcctcctcctctcatatTTGAAGGCCAGCACTGAGCCTGTCACTGTCTAGAGTGTAGGTCTCTGGGGAGTACAGAGCCCCTCCCGGCCCTGCTGACTGTGTGGGCTGCAGGGCCACCCTGCGGGCCTGCCAGTCCCAGAAGGCAGATAAGTAGGCGTGGGTGGCTTTTTACAGCCAGGTGCAGGGAGGAAGAGCGTCTATCTTATCAGCCCAGAAGGGTTAGCGAGAAGCCGCTGGCCttggctcctcctgtctctgggccCAGAGAACAAGAAGGCAGGGAAGTGCACCCCTCTGATCTGATACTGTGGGCTGTGGGAGCCGGCCACCGGGCAAGTGATGCTTGCTGGGTGCCCGCCTGGGCAGCAGATCGCTGACTCCCTCCCTGTTTCCAAGGACAGTCTAGCCTATCTCGGACACCCTGAGCACTGGACCAGGtacacaggaagaggaaagagagaagggggtcTCCCAGGCCTGAGTCCCTGTACCAGGGCAGGCGAGGCTGCACCACAGGCCTCATAAACCGCTTCAGGGTGTGGCCAACCTGCGGTTCAGGGGGAGGTGACTGCTCCTATTGTGGTACCGAGCCGGCCATCTAGGGGCAAAGTCCACACTCTTTGCCCTGTACTGCTTGAGCCACATCATGACGTCCGCCTTGGCTGTTTCTGACACCCAGCCTCCCTCTGTGGGCCCCAGCGAACCCACTACTTAGTGATGCATCGCTCAGGGGACAAGCCCCGCAAGAAAAGAAAGCCCAACAGACTCTAGAAAATGCAAGGCGTTTATCTATAAATAAGCAGTTAGTAGCTGGCAGGCTGGCGCACTGGCAACCCTGTTGTGctaggtagccttggctgccccTGGGAGCACCTCGCCAAGGATCTGTGCTAGAATGCGGGGCAAGGGGCCTTTTTCTTGCACCCAAGATAGCCACTGCCAGGCCCAGACTATGTGGCTCCCCAGCCCTGAGTGACTGGGCCCATTCTCCCTGGCCATTTCTCTCTGCAGCGACACAGCCTGGGATCTAACCATCCGTTTCTTCTGCCCCGGGAAGGAAGGGCCAACTCACAGTTCCACCTGCAGGCTGTAACTAAGGCATCTCACTGGGTCCTTGGGTTTGTCCGGTTCGCCCAGGTAACTTTACTCTGGGCTATACATGGAATAGAGAGGCCCCCATGCGCCCCACAGTAAGCTCTCAGGAGAGGCTGGGCCTCCGTTAAGAGATGCTGATGGGTGGGTCCTCAGCTAGGCTCCGcacaccccacaccccctacAGGTCCTCTGAGGGAATCAGCATGCGTTTCTCTAAGTTGCGACTCTTCTTACCCCCTCCGGAGCCACTGGCCGGGCCAGGGTGGGTGCTGGGCGATGGGTGCCCACCCTGGCCAGGCCCAGGGGCTTCGTGGGTGGACTGCTGTGTATACTGCTGGTATGCCGGCGAGAAGTTATGAATGGCATCCTGGACGATGTCCTGTGGGCTGATGGTCTCCTTCAAGCCGCTGGATATGCTTTGCAGAGGCGCTGGTAGGGCTGGAAGGTAGAACACGCGGGCCTGAGTCGCAGGTCCCCTGGTCCACGGCACCCCACTCCATCTACGCGGTCCGTCAGCCCTGCCTCTCACAGGCCACCTTGGGctatgtgggtttgggggatccTGCATGCCCAGGCCTTGCCATTGGCTAGCAGGTGACCTCAGACCCAAGACCCAGCTTAGTTCCTGCATCTCAGCATTGGCCTATCTCCTGCCCAGGGGAGGAAGCCTTTCACCTTGAGCAGGTgggagccaggcagccaccagccataCAGCTAATACAGCACATTCACTAGAGCAGTCAACCCAGCCCCTCTTGACACCCTCCCCAAGCACCAAGGAGACCTAAGAGAGCGGCTCCCTCTATCCACATCTTTCAGAGCTCACAATCCCCCTTTGCCTGCCTGGCCCACACACCTACAGGGATGTCCTTCTGATCAGTGCTGGACATCATGGCCGAGCCTTTGCAGGTAGCCCCGGTTGGTGGGGCCCAGCTCACCTGGTGAGTTCTTCTTCTCTGAGTACACCTGGCTGGGGAAGGCATAGCGCAGCGCAAGTGAGGCAAACAGCATCTCGATACAGATGAGGAAATTCTGGTAGCCAGCGGCGAGGGTACCAGCCCCCACCCTGGTGCCGTCCACGGCCTGGACCTCGGGGATGACGCCACACCTCTCCAAGATGGCCAGCAGCATTCCTGGAGACAGAGACAACCATCCAGGCCCCATCCTTGGATGGAAGCTGAGCCCTGCCCAAGTTCTTACTGAAGCCCAGGGTATGCAGGGAAAAGGGCTAGCCTCATCCCAGGGTTTCTTTAATACTGACCACATTGGTGGGGAGATTATGGTTGAGAAGGGCTGGTTACCTCAAAGTCAGGGTTCCTATTGCTCTCCCAGACATATCCAGCTTGGGCCTGGGGACCCCTGCTCTTATGCTAATGGCCATGGGGACTGAGTTCTCATGGCCTGCTGGGGTCTTGGTGGGGACCAGGGCTCAGGAAGCCCAGGCAGAGCCTCCTTCTGCTGACAGATCTCATTGGGTCCCCATCTGCAGGCTCTGCCAGCTCCAAACTGAGCCGCCGAGCTGCTGACTTTTGGTAAGGTTAGGGAAGCTGAGGCGCACAGGGCTGGGAGGGAAGTGATATCTGAACCCAGGGTCCAGGGATGCCGGTCCTGGCCCCACAGCCTCGCCCACTCAGCTCACCTACCCTGccagaaggagaggaagatgatGGCTTTGATGGTGAGGAACTTGAGCACCGGCTCGAAGGGCCTCAGGAGGTCCCTGGTCGCGAAGTAGAAAAGGAACAGAGCGTAGAGAGCCAGGCTAACCGAGGCGTTGTACACGAGGCTCACGTACAGGTAGCCACTGTGGATGCTGGGCCAGAGGAGGTGCTGGTTAGAAGAGTCCCTGGCCCTCACAACGTTCTTTTAGCCTGTCCCCTGGCTGGGCACCACAACGCAGACAGTGCCACCTGGATCCTCCCTCCAGGGCCTCAGACAGGGCCAAAGGGAGCAGCGGTTGGGGCCAATGGCTCCCCATCAGGAGCAGGGCATGGTTCAGGCCCCTCCCTGAGTTGTTGCCTGTCCTCCTGGGCACCCCCACAACCTTAgcaatgtcttatttttttttaaggcaggatctcatgtagcccaggctggcctcaaactcattatatagccagGGATGACCTCCAGCTTTTTAATACTCCTACatcaacctcccaagtgttgggatgacatATGTGTACCACTACATCTAGTTTATATGAagttggggatggaacccagacatccatgctaggtaaacactttgccaactgagcgaCAGCCCACAGAGAGGGGGATAAGGCCGCTTGAGGAAGGCCCTGTGGGGAGCCCTGCCTCCCGTGGCCCTAGTGGGGCGCCTGCTCATAGCCCCCTCTTACTTGAAATCCCCGTCATGGTATTTGTCGAAAGCCTGGAGGATGATGGTGATCAAAGCCATGACTGGTTTCACGATGCAGAACTGTAGCGTGGcctgggaggggtggaggaagggagtCGGGCTGGGATGGAGTGGGGCAAGGGCATCCAGGTGGGGAGGGCAGGCCCCCTTACCTGTTTGCAGAAACGTAAGAAAGTGATGGAGTAGGACATGCCGTGGAGGCAGCAGGTCCCATAGAAGCAGCTGGACCTGCatatgaggaagaggaggtcaTTAAGGCCACTAGGAAGACACCTGGGGGCTCTTCGGCATGGCCTGGCTGGGCCCCAGCCAGGGCAGGGCCTGGGGTGGACTCACCTGATAGGTTTACCACGGATCTCAGCCATGATGGCGCTCTCTCCCCCCAGATACTGGAAGCACAAGGTCAGGAAACTGTAGATGACAAATGCTGCCAGGGGACAAGGGGTGACAGTGAGGGTCGGCCATGGAACCCCTCTGCATGCAGGCACCACCAGATCCACTCTGCATACCCGGGGGATGGGGacggggaggtggtggtgcagggGCAAGCTTACTCGGACTGTGAATCCCAGGGATCGAGGTTGCAAACTGTGCAACCCCAAAGCAGGTCCCAGATGAGACAATCACCTTTGGGGACGGTGGGGGAAGTGCGTGTaggtaggtgcatgtgtgtgaggctgAGGGTCCCCGCTGAGCTCCCCCAGGCCCAGCCTGGAATGTCACCTTCGTAGCAGTCTCTCACAGAGTCGAAGTATACGTAGTATGGATGGCccccgaggaggaggaggctgagccATGAGTCGAAGGCGTAGATGGGCACAATGAAGAGGAGGCGGATGACGAACCGCTGCTCTCGCGGGACGGTGTAGGAACGTAGGTGGGAGTAGATCTGCGGCAGAAGAGATTCGGTGGCACCTCTGTCCCCGCTCCGGGCCCTGCTGTCCATGACGTGGGTGCCAGCCCGAATGCCAGAGGAACTGTagccagacagagctccaggctgccctccctctcccacactgCCTAACGTTCTACTGAGCACAGGACGAGCACACAGAGAGTGGAGGTCATCAGAGGTATGTTGTAGCACATATTTTAGATGAAGAGTCAGCCCTGCTTATGACGGGAGCATCCTGGGTGGGTGCAAGACCAAGTTAGCATCCCTGTCTCCAACTAGAGagtagggctggggaggtggctcggtTGGTAAAACGCTTGCTttgtaagcataaggacctgagttcaaatccccagcactcacggaCAAAAACTAGATATAATaatgcatgcctggaatcccagttctggggaggcagagacactggcCAGCCCATACAGCTGTATCAGGGAACTCCAGGTATCATAGAGAGACTGTCCCTTAAAAGCAAGGTAGATgatgggtggcagtggcgcacgcctttaatcccagccctcgggaggcagagccaggtagagctctgtgagttcgaggccagtctggtctacagtgtgagatccaggacaggcaccaaaactacatggagaaactctgtctcgaaaaacaaaaaacaaacaaacaaacaaacaaacaaacaaaaaaagcaaggtAGACGGCGCCTGAGGAATGACATTGGAGGTTGactctgtcctacacacacatatacacacacaccacacaaagaaGATTGAAGTATGCCTCAGTGTTAGAGCACCTACCTAGTGAAGGGCAGGGGCATGGCTAAGGTAGAGAGAGTCCTTGCCTAATAAGAACAAGTCTCTGAATTCAATCTCTAGGACATGCCCCCTCTAAATTGAATACAtgcttattatatataaatatctattaaatttgtttttgcttttgaggcAGGTATAGTCTGACTCACTATGTACTCTTGGCTGACtaggaattcactatgtagaccaggctatccttgaactaattgagatttgcctgcctctgcttcccgagtgctaggattaaaggtgtgagaagACACCACAGCCggttttactcttttttgggggacccaccacccagctcccaaatgaatcacacatggaggcttagtcttacttatgaatgcccagccttagcttagttTCTAGCCGACTTTCCTTATCTTagattatcctgtctaccttttccttttctattcctgtatacatttctttgtttcttattccgtggctggctgtgtagctcagtggctggcccctggagtcccttcctcctctggctgctagatttctccttttcttccagatttctccttctacatagtctctctgcctgtcagccccgcctatcctttctcctaccttgctattggccagttctttattagaccatcaggtgttttacacaggcacagtaactaacacagcttcacagaattaaacaaatacaacataaacaaaagtaacacaccttaaaataatattctactacatttccccctttttgtctaaataaaaatgaaggggttttaacttaaacatagtaagactatatacaataacaattatcaagtaaagattatATTCACAATATTCTGTAAATTTGTAGTTAACATATTCAGagaagccgggaggtggtggtgcacgcctttaatcccagcactcgggaggcagagccaggtggatctctgtgagttcgaggccagcctgggctaccaagtgagttccaggaaaggcgcaaagttacacagagaaaccctgtctcgaaaaacaaaacaacaacaacaacaacaacaacaacaacaaaacatattcagagaaaataatgcattatttatCCTAGcttagtgaatccaaaattttacacctaatttactttctaacataactaaggaaaacaaactataactatctagactTCAACTCCATCATAGGCcaagaaggatgtaatattatctaacaacagagacatttggctgtcTGGACaattacccaaagttcctctgcaacattggggcatccatcttcagcctacaggactagagtatctggcagacttttctatgaagctggaattttgaaggactgtcctgccttgttttggcaaagttcaacagtctttttcctgtgtatcctgcatgtccagtctgtacagcacattgtcagcagtcaaagacaagagcagtttctttgcccagtggctaaccttgccacagtgaaagcaaactccataaggagtttcttcaatgtccaccatcttctctgaagcacatttggtgctgccaggagcagatgtgtctcattgtcatgaaaaactttaagttaacaaaacattttaaatgccatattctataggtatttgaagaccatctatctaaaatataaatgttttaacctagaaaacatacctaacatatctacaaatttgattgttataaatgactactgacctatgtttcctgattatcctatatggcttgtttgtttgtttgtttgtttttgtttttcgagacagggtttctctgtgtagctttgcgcctttcctgggactcacttgatagcccaggctggcctcgaactcacagagatccacctggctctgcctcccgagtgctgggattaaaggcgtgcaccaccactgcccggctcctatATGGCTTTTAAtaactttcaaaaactagaactttgcCTTACAgtccaaatgaactgcatagatacaatacctcaaacaaaaatagaaacatacatacaatatgttgtaacaaaaataatcttaaatttgaatcaatatacaaaaatcctttaaacaagagtatagacacacatacagtgtaataaaaataactttaaatttgcattaatgttctatattcccctaaatgataacaaacatccataagtCAGCAAATAACCAAAAGCCACACATACCCcacccaactcttgggaatgtgggtgttgttttctccatacttcttcctgctgtctgttgaagaagtatctttagggtcccagagagaaaattttaagataatgaccaagtcctgggaagaccagcagtaacctttgctgatagagaTCACCTGTCAAGTCTCAGGAGGTCTctcctgatcaaacctgatccatattaaccctgagggaatccacagcctctcacctcctgtgggaacaaaactctaaAGCATTTTTTTGATTtctatttgacaaatatattttttgacttattttttaaagttaaggcttTTCTAAAATATCTAGGCTGGTTCAAtttagcagtccagttcacaatcCCACTCGTCCTAGCAGCTGTCCTTTGCTTCTCAAcagttaaaaaattcaaaatcaacacaggaACAAACAGGATCCAGACtgcctgtgtatttcccatcttccgtggcttttttcttttaccctctctttaaagactttattttataaactattcttttttgtttgtttgtttgttttttttttgtttttgagacagggtttctctgtgttgaccaggctgaccttgaactcacagagatccgcctggctctgcctcccgagtgctgggattaaaggcgtgtgccaccaccgcccggctagcagcacctcttaaaggagctgtatcttttttttttttaaattttctcaggcCCTGTGGAAATACGAGCCCCAGGTTGGACAACaaattgttgttttgttgttttttattccttttttgggggaggggagcgccacccagctcccaaataaatcacacacggaggcttagt
Proteins encoded:
- the Tmem184a gene encoding transmembrane protein 184A isoform X2: MSNASGFLKTAGAPLVSATWLPPSPPPAMPAVAAGPQMERVDNGSQGPPQLFLTSALARGVSGVFVWTALLLTCHQIYSHLRSYTVPREQRFVIRLLFIVPIYAFDSWLSLLLLGGHPYYVYFDSVRDCYEAFVIYSFLTLCFQYLGGESAIMAEIRGKPIRSSCFYGTCCLHGMSYSITFLRFCKQATLQFCIVKPVMALITIILQAFDKYHDGDFNIHSGYLYVSLVYNASVSLALYALFLFYFATRDLLRPFEPVLKFLTIKAIIFLSFWQGMLLAILERCGVIPEVQAVDGTRVGAGTLAAGYQNFLICIEMLFASLALRYAFPSQVYSEKKNSPALPAPLQSISSGLKETISPQDIVQDAIHNFSPAYQQYTQQSTHEAPGPGQGGHPSPSTHPGPASGSGGGKKSRNLEKRMLIPSEDL
- the Tmem184a gene encoding transmembrane protein 184A isoform X1: MTSQASPGEARPPRPGPKSFLLTEMSNASGFLKTAGAPLVSATWLPPSPPPAMPAVAAGPQMERVDNGSQGPPQLFLTSALARGVSGVFVWTALLLTCHQIYSHLRSYTVPREQRFVIRLLFIVPIYAFDSWLSLLLLGGHPYYVYFDSVRDCYEAFVIYSFLTLCFQYLGGESAIMAEIRGKPIRSSCFYGTCCLHGMSYSITFLRFCKQATLQFCIVKPVMALITIILQAFDKYHDGDFNIHSGYLYVSLVYNASVSLALYALFLFYFATRDLLRPFEPVLKFLTIKAIIFLSFWQGMLLAILERCGVIPEVQAVDGTRVGAGTLAAGYQNFLICIEMLFASLALRYAFPSQVYSEKKNSPALPAPLQSISSGLKETISPQDIVQDAIHNFSPAYQQYTQQSTHEAPGPGQGGHPSPSTHPGPASGSGGGKKSRNLEKRMLIPSEDL